Proteins from one Malania oleifera isolate guangnan ecotype guangnan chromosome 4, ASM2987363v1, whole genome shotgun sequence genomic window:
- the LOC131153628 gene encoding uncharacterized protein LOC131153628 has translation MKEITTTTSPTLLLLAALLAAATLCGGTLPEAPKSTPSAEAGKPKGGGGGGVIPGFGARGGGYGIPGFGNDGWGNGVGGGYGSGFGGPSGGYGKGGIVRSSTVCKDPGPCHGMKLTCPAKCFTSYSRHGKGFGGGGGGGGCSLDCKNCKAYC, from the coding sequence ATGAAGGAAATCACCACCACCACCAGCCCCACTTTGCTCCTGCTCGCCGCTCTGCTCGCCGCGGCCACGCTCTGTGGCGGCACTCTTCCCGAGGCCCCCAAGTCCACCCCCTCCGCCGAGGCCGGCAAACCCAagggcggcggcggcggcggcgtgATACCCGGATTCGGAGCTCGAGGAGGCGGGTACGGGATACCCGGATTCGGAAACGACGGGTGGGGCAACGGCGTGGGGGGCGGGTACGGCTCCGGCTTCGGCGGCCCCTCTGGAGGGTACGGCAAGGGGGGGATCGTGAGGTCTTCGACGGTGTGTAAGGACCCGGGGCCGTGCCACGGGATGAAGCTGACCTGCCCGGCGAAGTGCTTCACCTCCTACAGCCGCCACGGCAAGGGTTTCGggggcggcggcggcggcggggGGTGCAGCCTCGACTGCAAGAATTGTAAGGCTTATTGTTAA